The Plasmodium cynomolgi strain B DNA, chromosome 13, whole genome shotgun sequence DNA segment CTAGCACATATGTgcggaaataaaaaagcagaggaacaaatgaacaaagtATGGTCTCTAATTTTTAGCAACAACTCAAGCATAGTAGAAATTATTATCAATGAATttgtaaatgtaaatataactTGTGATGATTATCGAATTAGTGCCTTTCGATTAATTAATGTATCTCTTAATAGTAAGTTGAAGGATCTCTCATGTTTAGAAAAGATAATGGAGTGTCTGTTAATGCAGGAGAAGTGCAGTGTAAGTGTTACCAAATTGCTGGATGAATtatttaacataatttttgtggATACGTTTAGtgagaacaaaaatttgatcATCAAGGAAGGGGCTCTCCTGCTTATGAAGATACTCTGCTATTCTATCCACACggttaatttaaaaaaagggaaaaaagaacaccactttgtttttagcaacaaaaggaagcatCTCATTTTGGTATTCATCAATCAGTACAAGGAAAATctgcattttataaatttgttaattttaattttgaggTATAATAAGACGAATAAAATTGTCCAGAATTTActcatcattttgtttaaCCTAGTTTTTGATCATATGTCTGAtgggaagggggagaaaaatggagagaatttttcttctaatgAGATGAGTCCCCGGGCATCCACCCTGGGGAAGAGTAAAAAGGGGCGTGCCAGCATTAACGGTGTTGTTGTGAACATGAAGAATGGAGGAACTCCCGAACTGATCGATTGCTTCCCCCTGCACGATGACAGAAATGTGTGGTTCAAGTGTTGTCAATCCATTGTGGAAAGCATGTACGAACACTTTGATGACTTCCTTGGCATCTTTGCGATGAAGATGAAGAGCATGCTTAATGCCATCCTGTGTGGTGGAAACAAAAGTGCGAATGATGATTTGACTGAGAGCAGAGGGAGAGACAGCTCGGCGTGTAGATTACGCAGCAAGGGGGTGGACGAGGTGGAAGAGAGCGCAGTAGATAAATCCAACAAGGTGTCCTGCTTCATGCTAACCAAATTTATATTCGTGGCAGGCCACCTAGGGTTATATACCTACATATATGCAGAAAAGATAcaaaacaatttaaaaaaaatcgcatcGAAAAGTGACAGTAATTATGGAATGTgcacaaaggaagaaaaggatagAGAATATTTCGACTACGTGGTTGAAAATATGATTGTATGTAATAATTTgttgggcaaaaaaattatgcctttaatatttttaattttgagtAACCCAGAGAGTTTTTTTAATGACTGTGTAGTTAGGGGTGAAGCGGACATGGGGAAAAAGTGGCCTCTTAAAAGTGGTAGTTCCGGTCTGTTTAAGGATGGCGATAATGTGAAGGGGAATATCTACATGCATTATGAGATGTATTTACTCGTCCTGGTTTGTCTCCTAACCCTGTGCAAGTTTTGCATAATTTCGCAAAAGTTTTGCCAGAGCGTCGTGAGAGATCACGTGTCGATTATACAACTCATTGTATCCATCATAACGGAGGAGGGGAACTCCATTTTTGAGTTGAAAACGGAGATGTTGCTGGGAAGAGGGGGTATCCCGTCCAATGGAGACGACGCGGGGAGCGACCGCATGCTGAGCGACGACAGCGACGGTGGTGGGAGTGGCGGCAATGGTGGCAATGGCGGCAATGGCGGCAGTGGCGTGGCCCATTTTGTGGAGTCCTCCTCTGGCAGGGGCAGAAGGAAGAGGGGAGAagccaaaaaggaagacaacCATTTGTGCAtcgaaaatgagaaagtgGAAGGATTTGCCTCccaggaggagggggacaATCAAGACGACCCGTGGAATCTCTTTCGAAGCAGAATCATGTTCAGGACGATCTCAAACATACGAAAAATGCTCCTAATCAGTTACGCCGATTTGTTATATAGGCACCCAAACTTATTGGAGCCGTACAAcaagtacatttttaaagttcTCAATGATAAGGACATAAACCTGAGAAGGACAGCCGTCTCTGTCTTTACGCACCTTTTCATGACGGACACGGTGAAggccaaaaatattttgcttgTCCATATGATGTACTTAACCATCGATAAGGATGACAAAATATCGAGTGGGTCCAAATCGTTCTTCTATGAATTAGACAGAAAGTCACATGTGACACTGGTTAACAATATATGTGACATGATTTCCGTCTTggcgaaaaatgaaaaaaaactcaagtACGAAATGAATAAAGAAATCGAAGAATTTCTTCTCAGCTTTATTAAAAAGAGTAAATATAACGAAACGTTGGtcgagaaaatttttaaaaaaatgaaagaagtcAATATTAACAAAACGGACGCGCTGAAATTGTACATGCAGGTCTTCCTAAACATACAAATTGATGAGAAGGTACTgagcaaaatgaataaatgctTTCCTCTAATCAGATATATTATAAGAGAGAATCAGTACATTCAAGATAGCTTTattcatatatgtaaaaaggccacggagaaaaaaaggggaagaccGGCAGAGGAAGGGCAACACcaacagcagcaacaacagcagcagcagttGAACGCGTCCaataatgaaaagggaaataacgAACGGGTCGAAAATgacaaattggaaaataaaatgagggAACTGGCTGAAGATATTCTAGGCAAAATCGAATCCACCACAAATAAATCCAAGAACGTTTCGAACGCTCATGGCAGTGCAACAAATGTTGTTTTGAAGGAATCGAGAAGTAAGGATGATGACGATGTGGTTAGAAATGACGAGGAACTGAGCATGAGCAGAAATGAGGAGGGTGACACTTAGCAGCGAGGAGCGAATTGGGATCGCACCATGGAGATGCACCTTTGGGGGTACGGGTGAAGGTTTCACAGTCCGGTGGAAAGAGGATTAACGGATGATCAAATGGGAGACTCTAGCAATCCGCTTATTTTCGAGTTAAAGCGACGGCAAAAGATTGGGCTGCAAtgagctagccattttgtcGCTAGCGCATCACGTGTTTATTCTTGTTTCTTTAATTTGTGGGGAAGCAGTCCTAGGGGCGTCCATCATTCTCGGACCTGCCCCCCACACGTACATACATCCGTACATAGGTACACATTTCTGTgcactcattttttatgcctaTTTGTGCAACTACAAAttcgccctttttttgtccctgcTGCTATTTCTCGCCGCTTGTGCGTATGCATGTACTATTTAAAAATCCAAGCGAGCAACGCGAGGTAAAATGGAGCATCGTTAGAGCGAGTTTGTGGCACCCACGTTCGTGTGTTTACGCAATGCGCGCTTCGTTTCACCCCTTTTGCGGTGATCACGGGGGTATGCAACTGGGTAAGTGggaaagtggaaaaatgggaacgtGGAAAGTGTATGTCTGTGCAGGTGcgcatgtatgtgtgtatgtgtgtatgtgtgtatgtttgtatgcacacatgtatgcatgcttcgcgcgcttttttttttcttttatttttttttcccccttcgcgCTGCACTGCTACAAATGAACAATCTCTTGACAATTTTGAAACCGCTCGCCGTTTTGTGAAtcttaaaaaaggataaacgTTTGTGGGGCACGGAATGGAAGATGAAAGGAGGTGCGTCCACGCGGGGATGCCCATCTCCCATTTCATAACGTAGAAGGAGGGGAGTTGTCTTTTTTGGGTAAGAAGCTGGATTTATTCCAGGAATATACTTGCAATTTTGTGTGGAATATTCTACTCTTCCTCGTgtccttttttaagaaggTGGCTGAAAGGGAGGGGTCAACGACGGGTATGGAATCGCGAGTAGAGTTATATGCCATCTTGAtggattatttttcttccagtTGGGTGCCATACGACAGCACCCCACGGAACACTGCATCGtttaaattttctgtttGATAAGGATGTAGGTTTTGTGTGggacccatttttttaaccttttatAGGCCTCAAGTATCTCCGTTCTGGAAACAAAGCTGTTTTCTATCATGTCTAGAaagtgagggaaaaaatgtcatatatatgtgtgggTAGAAATGGGTTGTGTTTAACGCGCGCGATCGCATAGAGTAGGGTGCATGCGTCTAAGTATATTTTACCCGCCATGACGTAGTGGACTATCTCCTTTTTCACCCTTATCTGAACGGAACCGCAACCATcgatgttttaattttttatgaatgtgTTGCTCAGAgagctgtttttttaaaggcaACTTTTGAAGCAAATAAAGAGGGGATTTTTCGCAAGGGGGTCCTCACCAAGTACAGAATTAAGTCCGCCAGCCATGGGAGCACGATTAGGTTCATGTTTTTCTGGAAGGTGGGTGGGGGGGGGACACGGAGCAAGGCGAAATGGTGCATATGTAGATATGCATAGGCATATAGACCTAACTGTGCACTGGTGCATACACGACACTCAGTTATGCACCGAGCCGgcactttttcccccttggaactcccccctttttacctCCAAGCCGCTTGGGAAATATTCCATCAGGGAATACAGGTCCAAGTTTTTCTGAAGTATAAAGTGCATGTTCTTCTTGGCTTTACTATGGgcaatcttttttttcattataatttCGACTTTCTTTTTGAGTAGGATCctgtcttttattttgtgttgcTAAGATTGAGAGGagggaaaagggggagacaTGGAAATGGTGGGAAGAGGACCCGCTACAAGTTTTCATACACTCAAGAAAGTGCCCATATATgtgtctgttttttttttttttgtcctcctttttgcgcaATAGGGGAAGGATTTATTACCGTTTGTTTGTAAAAGTTGTCACTATTCTGTTCGTAGTTTTTAAGGGATTGATATTTCTCTTGTCTGATTTGTTCGTAAtggtttattttgtttattattttacttaACTCTTGGTTTTCGTAGATCTGTCAAGAGGAgaggcgtaaaaaaaaaaaaaaaatataattgtatGTAAGCATATGCGAGTGTACATAATGCTAAGTGGAGCTATCGGGGGGCTTGCGAATAGGTCCATGTATTGAGTCTGGAGAGAAAGTTACCTCTTTTAATGCTTGATTTAGGACATCTTCAACAAGCTTCTCAATCTGGGGCttcactttccttttttttttttttttaatgtacaaAAGGggattaacaaaatggtgaatgGGGTAATAAGTGCAACGTGTGTGTATGGTCATATAAATTCAGGGATGAAGCAACAAAATCAGATACTCTCCCCTGAATTGGATGTGCGTCACTGTTATGCAGCAGTTACGCAtcgttatttttcttttaaatgttcAACGAtcgctacatttttttttccccttttttcatactCGTAATATTTGGTAAAGTCGTCAAGGAAGACTTGTGTTTCCACGTCCCTGTAGGTTGGCTTCCTTATTAACTTGTTTTTTCTATCccttattcgttttttttttctcgcctcTAACTctctgttctttttttttttaaactgctCTATAATATCTGCGCATTGAAAATCGTCACTTGAGTTGTCCTCCATGGATTGGCTACTGGAGGAGGgggtgatattttttcttttcttcactgAATcgtcttcacatttttccgACTgaatttgtacattttgcttcttcaaaagATGGATAAGATATTTATCatcactttttatttgtatgaATTGtggatcattttttttttgtgttttgtCTTTAACACTTGAATTTGCTTTATGGGTGGTGTTCCCCTTGC contains these protein-coding regions:
- a CDS encoding hypothetical protein (putative), whose amino-acid sequence is MLQGKIKKFKLPINNNIDNFLKDISLKKNEYVYGCGAEDIENVNLKAECIINYFSFINDSYSNLLLLLCQEGFDTVLNYIRISDNLNDGEQEKIFGCLTILIEKSVDVFKNYFKCVEKYHQKNGHCDNGVEKLQFILNENNNIMNMIIQCLEDNYKEYSVNEKRKKKFTFFEIHEILISYFNALTFIYLNLFNCYYNHNFCKQQNAEMVVVNVQRGRKKLKKENDEETNVALKNMNCLLNNIILLVSNIKFDILYDQVNIPVVDLYLQFFLNIYTINQENNNMFNMSTYHDHISMIIGTLLKMYIKEEKVRGGGGTLSSRGNTNKESDKSEGKKSGAAGWRHRGDFSEGLSEDSGDGNNDNNGGDSSADQGGTPVEETRKDPPKEEDNKSEKSVGEKFYSFSFTYIFLNNCKKCTSVNICDALLRVKNTDIPAIIIKEFIDYVKENSLLYLNLSVQTHAQNEILNVLNFLEYLSKNLSFHMLSFLKDLTDMLGIDIYYIRKSIFEIFKNFITLAKASEEVNERGITDRDGEDGHATRSERFKMNMDTGELEQEDGEGEEDDVEGEEDDVEGEEDDVEGEEDDGVGEAGGPDGEDESEETDQNDDSSDFFSQGNDDESQSSDEEFKKGNGFRKKKVNARRNNKRVSRKNENNECLKNRAFVMNVLMSRQHDSKLHVRCHLLKILQELIENNFIPLNYYNNLCLICSERINDKSPLVRQRAFSLLSCIASDVVKNKYVIPLNTSRIKRELANLSRRKEAMMRKELSSGTGKKRVNLSDSDSSDGGGSDIMDQGQVNGKVKNGSNHNVSTRVNNHENIKKNHQNKYDLLIKMYNEVLFISIIVDDCVELCFRLLYSVVETDQKSAIRFIILAHMCGNKKAEEQMNKVWSLIFSNNSSIVEIIINEFVNVNITCDDYRISAFRLINVSLNSKLKDLSCLEKIMECLLMQEKCSVSVTKLLDELFNIIFVDTFSENKNLIIKEGALLLMKILCYSIHTVNLKKGKKEHHFVFSNKRKHLILVFINQYKENLHFINLLILILRYNKTNKIVQNLLIILFNLVFDHMSDGKGEKNGENFSSNEMSPRASTLGKSKKGRASINGVVVNMKNGGTPELIDCFPLHDDRNVWFKCCQSIVESMYEHFDDFLGIFAMKMKSMLNAILCGGNKSANDDLTESRGRDSSACRLRSKGVDEVEESAVDKSNKVSCFMLTKFIFVAGHLGLYTYIYAEKIQNNLKKIASKSDSNYGMCTKEEKDREYFDYVVENMIVCNNLLGKKIMPLIFLILSNPESFFNDCVVRGEADMGKKWPLKSGSSGLFKDGDNVKGNIYMHYEMYLLVLVCLLTLCKFCIISQKFCQSVVRDHVSIIQLIVSIITEEGNSIFELKTEMLLGRGGIPSNGDDAGSDRMLSDDSDGGGSGGNGGNGGNGGSGVAHFVESSSGRGRRKRGEAKKEDNHLCIENEKVEGFASQEEGDNQDDPWNLFRSRIMFRTISNIRKMLLISYADLLYRHPNLLEPYNKYIFKVLNDKDINLRRTAVSVFTHLFMTDTVKAKNILLVHMMYLTIDKDDKISSGSKSFFYELDRKSHVTLVNNICDMISVLAKNEKKLKYEMNKEIEEFLLSFIKKSKYNETLVEKIFKKMKEVNINKTDALKLYMQVFLNIQIDEKVLSKMNKCFPLIRYIIRENQYIQDSFIHICKKATEKKRGRPAEEGQHQQQQQQQQQLNASNNEKGNNERVENDKLENKMRELAEDILGKIESTTNKSKNVSNAHGSATNVVLKESRSKDDDDVVRNDEELSMSRNEEGDT
- a CDS encoding hypothetical protein (putative) translates to MTIHTRCTYYPIHHFVNPLLYIKKKKKRKVKPQIEKLVEDVLNQALKEIYENQELSKIINKINHYEQIRQEKYQSLKNYEQNSDNFYKQTQHKIKDRILLKKKVEIIMKKKIAHSKAKKNMHFILQKNLDLYSLMEYFPSGLEKNMNLIVLPWLADLILYLIRVKKEIVHYVMADMIENSFVSRTEILEAYKRLKKWVPHKTYILIKQKI